agttaattaatttaataggAATATGTAATTCTAAAAAAGTACAAACTATTCCTCCACTCACCATAACCATCTTCCACTTGAGTAATAGTTTCAACGATGCCAGCGCCAGATATTGGAATTTGATTCTGATTAGTTGGTGCTGTGTTTACGGCACTTTCTTCTTTTAACTCCACCGTTGGTGTTGATGTGGGAGTTGGTGTTGAACTTATTTCTGCCGATTCCAATAGCTGTTTGGGCACCTCCGCCTCTACTTGTGTCACACTCTTATCCTCAGCAGACAAACTTGTCGTTGACGTTAGAAGTTCTATGGGTGGCAAGGGTTCTGCAACTGGTGTCACCATATATGGTGATGAAACTGAAGTATTAAGGGGCTCAACCAAAGGCAATGGCTTGTCAGCCATAGCTTGTTCAAAACTCAACATTGACTTTGGCTTGGGTGGCTGTTGTGGCACATATCCGGGAGTGTACACATAACAATTGAGATCTTTAGCTCTACGCCGATGTATGCTAAAGTCATAGATATCGGGATTGTAATGTAACCCCTTTTCCTCTAGGTAAGATTTAAGATCTGCCTTGGAACGAAAACGTTTTCCGTTAGGTGTGACCAGGATTACATCCCATTTACCCAAAATGTTAGAACGTTGATACATGTGTTTAATCCAACCGGGTGGTAGACGCCAATCTTCAACAATAACGGTGGGCTTGTGGTGTTCTCCCACAACAAGAAAACCTTCACGACCTATGGGCTGATCATTGACCCAATGGCAAGTCCATTCACCATCTAGAGGAATGTTGGGAAGATTAAGAGAGGCTGGAAATAAGAAGAAGAGGAAGACAAAGTTGATTTGTGACTTTGTTTTTATGGCCTACTATAAGCAAAATCTTACCCAAATCCAATTTCGATAGATCAAGCAGAggccaatcttttttagcagCACTTGGCGAACGTTTTTTGGATTTCGGTATACCACTCCCAGCTCCCGTTGAGGGTCTTTTAACTCCTGGCGATACCACCAATCCCAATGGCGCTGTAGGCGAGTTGCTTATATCTTGACCCTCTGTGGGGGCTACCAACTCAGTGGTGGTATCTGCTTCTGACGCCATTATTTTGTTCATATGCATGGCTCTTACATTTTTTACATAACCATCGTCAAAGAGTACCTCATACATGTCATTGCCTAATATTTTCTTAACAGTTCCTGGAAATTTACGAGGCCCTGTCCAGCGAGCCAAGCATTTCTCCTCCAATGTGAAAACCGGAATTGGTTTTGTCGAAAGTCTTTGACGTAAACGTGAGGAATTCATGGGAATCCACTCTTCAGTACCCACTATGGGTGATTTCAATTTGCCTGTTTTCTCAAACTTAATCAATACCTCACGATCATCGTTGTCCACTTCCACAATGCGGGCTGAATGCCAAACACCTTCAAAGTCTTGGGCTTCCAAACGAGCACCGGGATTGAATGTAGTCACCGCCTCGTATTTAAAGCCAGGCGATGTACTTGGCCCACTTGCAGTTTCCTGTATTGAGCTATCAGCATTTTCCGCCGCTTTTTCATGCTTAAGGGCTGCCTGAGCATTTAGTTCCGCTGTTTGTGCCATTATTTGAGCAACTGTAGCAGCCACGGTTGCTTTGGTGTCCTCGTCCACGGAATCTGCCGAACTACTTAACAAGGCCGAGGGTGGTGGTACGGCCGCCACTGAAGAATTCAAAAACTCCAAATCCTCCTCTATTTGGGCGGCATCAATCTTACCCCAGGGAAATACCGTAGGAAAGACTTTATGTTTCAACAAGTATTTGCCACTGCGTTGGGGCTGAAAATCTGCTCGGCGAAAATGTCGTGAGCAGACCAAAGTGCTTTTGGTAATTTGACGTTCGGTGTTGATTTTAGTGTTCTTTATCCATATAGTGCGAGTATTTTCATCTATAAGAATAGTATAATAGCATTTCAATAAAGTTGTCAAATAACCACAAAAAAATCCAACTAACCTGCTGGGAAGGAATGATAAGTTACACCATGATGTTCCGGCAAACGCGAGGTAGACAAGCAGCCGTTAATACAACAACGTCGACCCATTGTTTATATTGTGATTGGGGCAATGTGTCCCTAGTATGAGTATGATGCCGTTTTTattctgcttcttcttcttttcaattGTGACGAAATTGTAGGCAGAACTTTTAATTCATTAATTTCCATACGAATCCATTCAGCTAATAGCAAAATTAATGTTTCGATTAGACTATGGATTAGTTTAGACTTTTACGcagtttttgtttaataaaaacaGTTTTGCtctattaaaatattaattttcttggCCAACTAAATTTTGGTCACCTTTTATTTTATTAGATAGCTATAGACTAATCGATTGCCGAGCGATAACAACATAATATAATCGAAATCGGAAGTTTAAAACGCCATCTCTGAAAGTAATGCGATGAACTATGAAGTCGgcacaattttttgaatttatataAATTGTACGGAATAAAGAACGGTGACTATGAAAAAAATTACGATGTAGAatatattatttataaaaattcgcACTGGGGTCCTACAATGCAATGTAATGATAAAAAGCCATATGTGAAAGAGAAATACACGATTCCCATAGATGTTACACGTACGATAAAAAGATAATATTTTTCTGTATagtaaaaaccaaataaaaatacATGTGCTTCCCATAGAGGTCGCATGTGTCGAAGAGATAAAAATTTTCTGCGTGGTGAAAACGAAAGTATGATAACAACGTTATTGATTTACAAATCGACTAAGTAACATAGGAACTGTATTACCAAAAACAGataatgttctacaagccaaagaGGGATTAATATATGAGGGTTTTTAAGCGAAAAATACGGAATGACCAGTGACCAAGATTAGTGTGCAACATGAGCACAATGGAGTTTACAACCTCACGATCAAAAAAGggttaataaaataataattgatAACTCTTTGATTTTAACGAGCTAACTGTAACGCCAACTTTTACCAAGGTGAAACCGGAATCGGCAATgccaatatctaaaaaaaatatctaaagtATAATTTCAGGCATTTTATGTATACTGTTTTAGCAACCAAAGTTCGATGTTTGACAAAAACATGGTCGCCGAACGAAGAACCTAAACAAAATACCTATAAAATGTTCGATATCATAAATGACATGTTGTACTCTAAACTCAGCTTTTTACGATTTCGCGAAGAAGAATCACAAAGTCACTCGTTATAATTAGTCCTTCTTTGGCTAAAACAGTTTACATCAAACGCCTAAAATTATGCTTTATGTACGTTTGTTAAGTATTGGCATTGCCGATTCCAGGTTCCCCTTGATAAAAGTTGTCATTACAGTTAGCTCGTTAAAATCAAAGAGTTATCAATTATTATTATGTTAATCCTTCCTTGATCGTAAGGTTGTAAACCCCATTATCCACATGTTTCACATTAATCTTGGTCACTGGTCTCCCTGTATTTTTCGCCTAAGATCCCTCATAAATATTAGGCCCTTTTTGCATGCAGCAAtgaattttctattaaattaatattaatttatATTAATCCCTCTTTGGATTTTCGCTCCAGTGTAAGCATGATTTTAATCCCTCTTTGATACTGACTAATAACAATTTACTTTATTGGCTCGCAACTCGACTAACTAACGAACTGTATTACCAACATACGGATAATGTAGTACAATTTCACGGTTTTACCAGCACAAAGGTAAACGGCATTAACGACTATAAAACGGCATTATTGATTTGCAGCTGGTTAAAAACGTATTAACTGTATTACCAACACACAATTAATTATGTGCAAGTACGGCCTTAGAAGCGCTGCCTTTAATTTGAAACGGTATGAACGACTAAtcagaaattatttttaaatgaaattaaaaatgtacTTTAACCACCATTTTCATATAAAACCATttcaaaaatgtatttgaaattttttgaatttttattaaattaaatatttaacttaaaaaaatcaattgcaAACCAATCGATTCATGATTAAAATAAAGTTCAATTACAAAATATTTAGTGGGAAAGGTAAAAAGACTGAAAAtgttgatttaatttttaaacctcgaaaaagttattattattaaatttatttttgagaCTTTGGTGGTTTGTGTGTTATCATGTATGTCAATGACGCTGAGCAAGAACATTATCTTCTCATCAACAACAGATGCTGAAAATGTGTCCATTCTGTAACCAACTATCAACACACAAATGACACTTATGACGGAACCATACCGTTCTGCCGATGGGGGAAGAATCGTTTTCCATAAAGTGAGAACCTGTGACCCTGCAGACTCGAAGAAGATGTGCAGTCATAGGGCCAATAGCACAGTGCCCTGTTTTAACCCCCGGTCGATTTCTCGGAGAATTGTTAACCTAAGAAAGCCTTTTACTGCAGGTGACAGTCCTGGGAACATGACATGCAAGTGCAGATTTCTAACTTACCATTACCTCTGCACTGGCCATTCCCCTCTTTCAGGCCAAGAGGCTCGACAAAGGCCATTTATGCGAGATTAACAACTGGTTCGCATGTCAGGGACGAGCTCTTCCTAACAGTTTATTCCGCATTCTAATTTCGCTCCACCGCCCTCCAAGTTTAAGCCCATAAATACTGTTTACATAAGGCAAAGGCGAAAGAAAGTAGGCAGTGGCATAGACCTCCTTCTAAAAGACTGTACACCCGTTTTAATGTCTCAACGACTGATATCTAGTGCCTCGAATTAGATCCTCAATCCCATCATCGACTCCATACAGAAAGCAACAGCGAAGACCATGGTCTCACCGTCTTTAAAAACAGCATCTGACTCCCAAACTTCTTTGTTGGAAATTTCAGCCCTGAATATCCTATCTTGAATCAGTCTATGGGCCAGGTTATCTGAGTCCTTCCTTAGCTTTCCTTGGGTACCTATAGTAcccaaaattgaacaaagaccTTTTTCCTCAGCACAACCTGGACGgcacagttccaaatatagacttCAATAGGTTTTTAGAACTTCCTAATGCGAACTCTCCTGTCCAAAGCATTCCTTTTGCCTTAAACCATACCAATTTACTCTAGATCGGTTAGTCAGCCGAGGTTGAACCTTTCCTAGCAAATTGGGGGACTTTTTTACTTACTGGGACGTAGTCGTATctagaaggccaccgtagcccagaaGTTAGCgtggccgcctatgacgctgaaagcctagtcaaattctggcgagaacatcggaaaaaaaatttcatcggaaGTGATCCCCTCTTGCGGCTGGCGAAAgttctgaggtactatgacacgcaaaaactttttgtcaaaaaggtgtggctctgcggcacgccgttcggacttggctataaaaaggagaaccttcatcattgagctttaacttgaatcggacatcacttaATATGTGAGacatttgcccctgttccttaatttgGTCCGGGTCTTTATATATGCCGCATATTATTTCGACCTTGCCGTCCTTGTGGGGTTCCTACGATGGCCCTATTCCGCCTTGGATTAGAACCCCCTAAATGCAGTAGAGTGTTAGTTATAAGTAGAATGCGCACAGTGGCTTACTGGGTCTTCTCTCCGTTTTACTTTTCTAGGACAGTTTCCAATCAAAGATTATACCTTGGTATATCGACTTATTCGACCACTGCAGAGTGACCCCGTCCAGAGCCTGGAGTCTAAATCCCATAACTTATATTTCCAAGTGAAAGCACCTATTTTCTCTTCCTTGGATtcatcctcaacccatttttTGTCACCATAGTCTCCTCAGTAATCTTTTCATGGCAACGTTAATCATAGACATAAATTTTCTtcgtattccactatccgcaacctgtgaacgcgcccggtagatcgcagctaagcttctcgtgacagtaatGAACACAAACAGAtcagacctcaatgttccagcttgagTAGTGCTCACATCTACCCCGTGCCGCGAAGAAAATGTATGTTTATGATTAACGTTGCCATGAAAAGTTTactagctgtaactgcagtcgcagacaatcggcggtatcgagtggagagtctcagtgggatgtcgggtggcaccggctcttgcacaaatactgagtgactatgatgttcgatatgagaaggcgagttattcgtgcttttaaataaccaatggccaacgtgctcccgcggcgatcggtcctttggaccgaaacaGGAGCTTGTaggggatcgccacctccacatgaaaatgtggttacaacaacaacaacaatataaattTTCTTCGGACTAGCAGCATATCGTCCACATATGCGAATGATTTATTTATGTCGAGACCCATTAGGGATTTTACGGAACGGAAGTAGGAAGGAAGTCACTATGGTTTTCGGTAGCATGCAGAATATGTACGGCAAGTAATAGCgggtgtagggcatgcggggaagatgatgagatgctGGAACATTTGCTATGTCAATGCCCTGCTTTTTCAGCTAACAAAATCCGAAAATTGGGAGCACACTCTATACCATATTTAAATCAGGTTCGACACATATAATCGAAAatgattaaggattttgtgagcagcacggaattcttgcCATAGATCTCTTCGGGATTACTTGTCGGATCTAGAGAGAataataagccgattactggcctagGGGTATGTCCATAGGGGTAGGACAAATCAAAATTGAGCTTCCgggttttaaagaaaaaagttttattagTAAGGgaccaaaaactgaattttgtcTTTCTTGGACAAGGCTTATTTTTCCTACGATTTGGACTACCGCTTGGTATGTGTGGCCATAGTGGAATAGGACGTATTAGAAcctgcaacctcttttcaaccttactcaACCTTTTACAAAGCTGTCTAGAGGAGAAAACGATCGGGCGCTTGCTTTGTTCATATCCAGGTCTACAGAGCCACAGGCTTTCAATATTAGGAAAGCAGGTTTTCTCCGATCTGGATGATCTTGCAGAAGTTTTTACTAGAGACAGAACTGGATGCTTACGACAGAAGATGCTATGAGTTCTTGCACacgtgtgtatgtgtgcgtaGACACAAGAGACCACTTGTTTGCACACAAAGATCAGCCACTTAGGTGAGTGTAGAGCGGTTCTCCCCCGAGAATGCTCATACATATGTTTAATTATGTGCGTGTCGGATAGGCATTTGATTCCTACTTCTTTCTTATATCTCTTCATCTACCTTTTTCGTCTCTAGGTTTGATCTGGGGTCTCTCAATTTTTCTCTGCCTTTTGAACTAACTATAAACTCCTTCTTCACTAGTGTAGCAGAATGGTGAGGTGAGTTCATCCGGAGGCCCGAATGAACACATTTTTAAAGAGGGCTACCCTGTCAACCATCTTCCCTTCTAAGGCAGCAAGGTacaaaactatttttataccctacaccaccactactcactcaaacaaatttgttatccaaaacagcaaaaatttttgctcaaACAGCaggttttgtctgctgaaaatggcaaa
This Stomoxys calcitrans chromosome 2, idStoCalc2.1, whole genome shotgun sequence DNA region includes the following protein-coding sequences:
- the LOC106086376 gene encoding uncharacterized protein LOC106086376, which encodes MGRRCCINGCLSTSRLPEHHGVTYHSFPADENTRTIWIKNTKINTERQITKSTLVCSRHFRRADFQPQRSGKYLLKHKVFPTVFPWGKIDAAQIEEDLEFLNSSVAAVPPPSALLSSSADSVDEDTKATVAATVAQIMAQTAELNAQAALKHEKAAENADSSIQETASGPSTSPGFKYEAVTTFNPGARLEAQDFEGVWHSARIVEVDNDDREVLIKFEKTGKLKSPIVGTEEWIPMNSSRLRQRLSTKPIPVFTLEEKCLARWTGPRKFPGTVKKILGNDMYEVLFDDGYVKNVRAMHMNKIMASEADTTTELVAPTEGQDISNSPTAPLGLVVSPGVKRPSTGAGSGIPKSKKRSPSAAKKDWPLLDLSKLDLASLNLPNIPLDGEWTCHWVNDQPIGREGFLVVGEHHKPTVIVEDWRLPPGWIKHMYQRSNILGKWDVILVTPNGKRFRSKADLKSYLEEKGLHYNPDIYDFSIHRRRAKDLNCYVYTPGYVPQQPPKPKSMLSFEQAMADKPLPLVEPLNTSVSSPYMVTPVAEPLPPIELLTSTTSLSAEDKSVTQVEAEVPKQLLESAEISSTPTPTSTPTVELKEESAVNTAPTNQNQIPISGAGIVETITQVEDGYALIGGLKVQIVDNLFRCPEEGCQKNFRKENHLQIHVKHYHLNLVKLLGSCPKMQELAEKRTRPNNADSIEPTPKNQIPNQQFFAKLHQQDLEHTRAHRRSMGATKPQTETTSLDANDEIKLETGEQSVAAGDVSVLNSANTSLLDTSYASTGPDDSITTSMGQKIALPDVPPLSKKSRFSPVKRTPGARKSNRQRTTKKYLTAAQATAKRTAAAAAAQLGAQGDASFSGVADFEETRHSFNATPEIHKESGRKRKSHLPTNTPMSNVESPITADSGSSSLQPLSTNEGDASAMQTTQYIKENGELIKIVRMRQEEIINCVCGYVEEDGLMIQCELCLCWQHGLCNGIDKESQVPDKYVCYLCRNPVKARKSMQFKHDQDWLYEGKLPTANYHTQNVALLNKRGEYLKRSHTLTGNLLELKDFMHSLKVKINIANNKCHPKLYLWAKKWDEDVEIKNEIKTEEESDSKMNVTPISKKIKTEPVTPVRPMPNIPQPEAPIDPVECQQRLQEHIKIQQHLVMQRLNEIETAIDGLEQEDDLPDLHDADIGATKDVLASFIKELDTVKLIAKLNALEHTKMALKNPSTTA